From the Alteromonas sp. CI.11.F.A3 genome, the window TCGCCATGAGGGTGAAACTTACCTAGTACATCACCTACCGTTCTGGCTGACTTTTTATATTTAGCATTGGCGCTCAGTCCTAAGTCAGACATAGCGTATATAATGCGTCTTTGTACGGGTTTTAGGCCATCTGCAATATGAGGTAGGGCACGGTCCATGATGACGTACATGGAATAATTTAAGTAAGCGTCTTCGGTAAAGCGCCTTAAAGGCAGTTGTTCTACACCGTCACGGTTAATAATAATGTCGTCGCTCATGATAATTTTTTCGTTTTGTTATTTTCACAATACAGCGTTAATGCAAAGCCTTTAGTTTTTTAGACAGGTGGCAGCGTTAACGAACGGCGTGTTTATGTGGAAGAGTTTAACCACAAAGGAGGACTTTTTATTAAGCCTTCAATGTTTCTATTGTGGGGGAAACTAGGGGCTAGTGCAATAATCACTATTAGGTTAACTCACTATGACGATAGACGTTAATGCCTCAATCTTTTGTACAATTGTCCGCCAGAGTGGTTTAATAACAATAGAAGAAGATTAAGAAGCTATTCAGGATGTATTTGTTTCGAATTTTTACACTGCTGTGCGCACTACTTTGGCTTATCGCCCCTCAACCAAGTCACGCTCAGCACATTGAGCAACTTTTCGATGAAGATGCTTCTTTAGACCTCTCCGACTCCCTGTACTATTTATACGAAGCCAATCTACCACTCACAATAAATGATGTGAGTAGAAGACGCAGCGACTTTCGCATGCATCCTTATAGCAACCCCAACTTCGGCTTTAGAGACAAAGGAATGTGGTTGTTAACTTCATTTTCCAACGTGTCAAACCAAGAGAACTGGGTATTTTCTATCAATTTTAGTCAACTAGACAAGGTCGACTTCTATTTGGTTAAAAATGGCGAAGTATTGCAACAAAGCCATCAGGGTAAATCTCAAAAAGAACAAATTTTTCGCATACCCACATTACGGGTAACGCTAGCCAACGCCGAACGGGTCGATCTATTTATACGTGTTGAAAGCCAATCATCAAGCCTTATTACACCATTAAAAGTGCAACCTGAGCCTGTTCACAGCAGTTCGTTCCAAATGGACAGCCTGATGTGGGGGCTCTTTTACGGCGGCTTGCTGATACTGGCTGTTTATAACCTTGTGCTTTATTTCGGGGTTCACGAGCGCAGCCTGATTGCTTACGTAGGCTATATATGCGCCGTTATTCTTTGGCAGTTTGTTTGGGGCGGCCATATACACCTGTTGTTTTCAGGGGGGATACCCTATTGGCTTGTTGGTCACACCGAACTGATTTTTGTGATTATAGGTATTTCGTCCGGTTTGTTTACCGTGAGCTTCCTAGAGACCAAGAAGAACGCCAAGGCCGCACACCCCGTCATTGTGCTGTTATTGGCGGTGCAAATAGTTATTGGGGTAATTTGTTTTCTGGGGTTACTTCCCTCAATTTGGAAGAACAACCTAGTTTACGGCGTAGGTCTTATTGCTATTTGTAGTTATATATTTGCCGGTATCGAGGCCTTCGTTAACCGTTTCCAACCTGCTCGGTACTTTATATTTGCATGGGGAATGCTGGCAACAGGTGCCATTATTGGCATGCTAAGTCTAGTTGGGGTACTCCCTTCAAACGACTTCACCACATACTGTTTCCAAGTGGGCGTATTTTTAGAATCTGGGCTGTTTTCATTCGCGCTAATGGAAAAAAGCAGAAGCCAACTTGAACACGAAGTTGAGCAAGCTACCGATGATCTACGCAACAATATGGAGCTCATTGAAGAGCAAAATGCGCGCTTAGATATTGCTCGTAAAGATGCCATTAAAGCCAGTAATGTGAAATCGCAATTTCTTGCCAATATGAGCCATGAAATACGTACGCCTCTTAACGGTATTCTAGGGTTTAGCCGAGAACTGACCCATGCTTCTTTACCATCCGATCAACAAGAGCAAGTGCGAATTATTAATACTGCCGCTGATAACTTGCTGACTATAGTCAACGATGTATTAGACTTCTCTAAGATTGAAGCGGGTAAACTTCAAATTAACAACCAACCATTTTCACCCAATACTTTATTGGAAGAAATGGTGACGATTATGGCGAAGTCTTCCCATAGTAAAAAGTTAGAATTTGTTTTCGACCTGTCGCCTTTACCGGAAAAATTAATCGGTGATGTTTTCAGAATAAAGCAAATTTTGAATAACCTGCTTAGCAACGCCTTAAAATTCACGCCTTCGGGTACTATTACCCTTGCGGTCAAAGGCCGCCCGCTTTTACACGGAATTCATGAAATTGAAATCATCGTTGAAGATACGGGTATAGGCATAAACCGACAGGACAGAAAGAAACTCTTCAATGCGTTTTCCCAAGTGGATGACTCAATAAACCGCAATTATCAAGGTACAGGATTAGGCTTGGTGATTAGTCGTGAGCTAGTTCGACTCATGCGAGGCGACTTAACCCTCAAAAGTACGCCAAGGCAAGGCTCCACCTTTGTGGTTACCCTTAGAACCAATCATTTAAGCCAGAAATATGCATTAAGTGCTGATACTGAATGGCATGGAAAGCATGTGGTTATCTTCGACCCCATTCCTGCCACGCGCCGAGCCAGTGCCTCTATGTTGAAGCAACTGGGAGCTAAAGTGACCACTGTTGAATCCGTTGATTATCTTTCTAGACTGTCGCTACAGTCATCTTCCACTGACTTCTTTATGGCAACAGTGCCGGTATCAAAAATGGACAAGCGGGATGAGTTCTTAAGCCGCTTTGTACAGTTTAATGCGACTAAGCGCGTACTTTGGTATTCGGGCCCTGAGCCTTTTACTCAATACCCGAGTTTGTCTCAGCATTTTCATACTCAAATACGCATGCCGATGACGTTGAGTAAACTCGATGGCTTAGTGAACAATAAGAAAGCAGTACCACGAAACCCCCTTCAAGATAAGTTGAATTCCCTTCCACGGGCAAGAATTTTAGCCGTGGATGATATGGATATGAACCTCAAGTTACTGCATACCTGGCTTGATAATTCACCGATATCATTAGTAACCACAACAAGTGGCGAAGACGCGGTTAATCAATGCCAAACCCAAGAGTTCGACTTGATATTAATGGATGTGCAAATGCCCATCATGGATGGGCTTCAAGCGTCCCGTGCAATTAGAAAAACCACGCTGAATATGGGCACGCCAATTATTGCGGTAACCGCCCATGCATTTAAAGAAGAGCAAGAAAGGTTATTGGCTTCGGGTATGGACGACTATTTGCCCAAACCCATTGAGATTGGGTTACTGGTAGACCTTATTCGTTCTTGGTGCCATACCACTGAGCCGGGGCACATATTACTGCCTTCATTAGACTGGCAGCTGGCCTTAAAGCGCGCACATCAGAACCATGAAGCGGCCAAAGAGCTACTTGAAGACTTTATTACCATGGCGCCAGACATGCTGACGACTTTAAAAGCGCTGTGGAATGAAAAAGATTACGCTGAGCTTAAGCTCGAAATTCACAAATTACATGGGGCCTGCTGTTACATAGGTGCGCCGCGACTGCAAAGCTTAGCCGATGAGCTAGAAAGCGCCCTAAAATTAGGGCAACATTTTTTAGTGGCTGAACATCTGCCGTTGTTACTCGATGAAATTGAGCGAGTCTGTTCAGAAGGCCAGACACGCACAGGCTAGCCTAACTAAAGTTATTCAGCGTTATTGGTTCTACGGGCGGCTTGGCATTGAGAGATAAGCGCAGCAAACTCTTCTGGAGTTCTGTCTATATCAGAGGTGGCAATAAACACGTCATAACCAAGGCGCTTGCGAAGCTCTGCCATGCGATTGGCCAACATGGCTTTTACGCCGGTGAGTACAGTGCCATTGTTTAACGTAAAATGATTGTCATCGAACATAGACTCTTCGTAGCAACTTCCCGTGGCACACCCTTCATTCGTGTTATGCAGCAACAAAGGCCGCTGCTCCATCAGCAAATGGGTGGCTAAACGTGGCGATATACTGGTTAGAAACTCGGTATAGTCTTTTAATTTGAAGCCCACGGTTTCAAGCCCTACATGATCTAAACCTTGTCGTACTCTAGGGCAGTCTGCCCGCTGTAGGTTTTCCCAATGTATTCGCCAGCTGCCTAAACGATGGCGATAGGTGATAACGTCCGTGGTCATTTCTAGGCTGAATTCAGGTTCGCGAATTTTAAAGTAGCCCACCAGCAAGGTAACTAACGCCGC encodes:
- a CDS encoding DUF2982 domain-containing protein, with protein sequence MSGNNPEPILIRAASKSNGITSIVIGCAGLVFAALWFVLLPDWLFLAGILITSAALVTLLVGYFKIREPEFSLEMTTDVITYRHRLGSWRIHWENLQRADCPRVRQGLDHVGLETVGFKLKDYTEFLTSISPRLATHLLMEQRPLLLHNTNEGCATGSCYEESMFDDNHFTLNNGTVLTGVKAMLANRMAELRKRLGYDVFIATSDIDRTPEEFAALISQCQAARRTNNAE
- a CDS encoding hybrid sensor histidine kinase/response regulator encodes the protein MYLFRIFTLLCALLWLIAPQPSHAQHIEQLFDEDASLDLSDSLYYLYEANLPLTINDVSRRRSDFRMHPYSNPNFGFRDKGMWLLTSFSNVSNQENWVFSINFSQLDKVDFYLVKNGEVLQQSHQGKSQKEQIFRIPTLRVTLANAERVDLFIRVESQSSSLITPLKVQPEPVHSSSFQMDSLMWGLFYGGLLILAVYNLVLYFGVHERSLIAYVGYICAVILWQFVWGGHIHLLFSGGIPYWLVGHTELIFVIIGISSGLFTVSFLETKKNAKAAHPVIVLLLAVQIVIGVICFLGLLPSIWKNNLVYGVGLIAICSYIFAGIEAFVNRFQPARYFIFAWGMLATGAIIGMLSLVGVLPSNDFTTYCFQVGVFLESGLFSFALMEKSRSQLEHEVEQATDDLRNNMELIEEQNARLDIARKDAIKASNVKSQFLANMSHEIRTPLNGILGFSRELTHASLPSDQQEQVRIINTAADNLLTIVNDVLDFSKIEAGKLQINNQPFSPNTLLEEMVTIMAKSSHSKKLEFVFDLSPLPEKLIGDVFRIKQILNNLLSNALKFTPSGTITLAVKGRPLLHGIHEIEIIVEDTGIGINRQDRKKLFNAFSQVDDSINRNYQGTGLGLVISRELVRLMRGDLTLKSTPRQGSTFVVTLRTNHLSQKYALSADTEWHGKHVVIFDPIPATRRASASMLKQLGAKVTTVESVDYLSRLSLQSSSTDFFMATVPVSKMDKRDEFLSRFVQFNATKRVLWYSGPEPFTQYPSLSQHFHTQIRMPMTLSKLDGLVNNKKAVPRNPLQDKLNSLPRARILAVDDMDMNLKLLHTWLDNSPISLVTTTSGEDAVNQCQTQEFDLILMDVQMPIMDGLQASRAIRKTTLNMGTPIIAVTAHAFKEEQERLLASGMDDYLPKPIEIGLLVDLIRSWCHTTEPGHILLPSLDWQLALKRAHQNHEAAKELLEDFITMAPDMLTTLKALWNEKDYAELKLEIHKLHGACCYIGAPRLQSLADELESALKLGQHFLVAEHLPLLLDEIERVCSEGQTRTG